In one window of Littorina saxatilis isolate snail1 linkage group LG11, US_GU_Lsax_2.0, whole genome shotgun sequence DNA:
- the LOC138980671 gene encoding uncharacterized protein, which yields MATILKGTTPTGIFQTTRDTHMATEETQCVHHPWHSHTKELQYRLYLLASMLHVNILKQFKAMSIIISLQVKSQQLSVPSLGSSQNLIKESQDFWLQCIKEWYPDRDKKTYFLPPQFFRRTHHEVETMSGLSVLVHGQPPKISKQGPAPFYPSLTSQTQSGQILLSLPQTSMNLPTLSQSNQIQSNQIQPTPPVAGSVFTLPRGDPAPLPHYIETDDLDDDAAERLWRCLRVLSKELHAVMMVISQLEFRKYLDNDTDPINAAKNAAACAHLPRPGTMQKQQHHDGDFDVLIIHRHYGLIVCEVKAVGADRRNTPNLNKAVVDKVIKALKQLNKAKTVLNHLMSDMGPVQVTKTLVLPNVTSAELMQALSTAPQLQQDLVTCLDANNIPEAIRRCLCADQIPTNADLESLCNQGDSPGDTNQSTSSSQTSVSPTFPLLSSWWENMTSQGAGPDPQMSDTVYDKLLARFCGPATTVEVPTVTAPRKAMAKPGKYTPARKVVRIEGEAVAETGLIHSLLALYPDQVDLLSDNTLRCVHLRGPPGTGKTIVLVLKVIQWLHQGHDVHVVSATHESRAVSFLIERQLQCVLGSNPAPGFGTLLMGSSTS from the exons ATGGCGACCATTCTCAAGGGAACAACCCCAACAGGTATTTTCCAAACAACCCGCGACACCCACATGGCTACGGAGGAAACGCAGTGCGTCCACCACCCTTGGCACTCACACACCAAG GAACTGCAGTACAGGTTGTACCTCCTTGCCAGTATGCTGCACGTCAACATCCTCAAACAGTTCAAAGCCATGTCCATCATCATCAGCCTTCAAGTCAAG TCACAGCAACTGTCAGTGCCTTCACTGGGATCCAGCCAAAACCTCATAAAGGAATCACAGGACTTCTGGCTGCAGTGCATCAAGGAATGGTATCCTGACCGTGATAAGAAAACCTACTTTCTCCCTCCCCAGTTCTTCCGCAGGACGCATCACGAGGTAGAGACTATGTCTGGCCTGTCAGTGTTGGTACACGGACAGCCACCCAAGATATCAAAGCAAGGTCCGGCACCATTCTACCCTTCTCTGACCAGCCAGACTCAGTCAGGTCAAATTCTGCTTAGTCTACCTCAGACAAGTATGAACCTGCCAACTTTAAGTCAGTCAAACCAGATTCAGTCAAACCAGATTCAACCAACTCCACCTGTCGCAGGCAGCGTCTTTACTCTGCCACGGGGAGATCCTGCACCACTTCCGCATTACATAGAAACTGACGATTTGGATGATGATGCCGCTGAACGCCTTTGGAGATGTCTGCGAGTTCTGTCCAAGGAACTTCACGCAGTTATGATGGTCATCTCACAACTGGAGTTCCGCAAATACTTGGACAACGACACTGACCCTATCAATGCAGCAAAGAATGCAGCAGCTTGTGCCCACCTGCCGCGACCTGGCACAATGCAGAAACAGCAGCACCACGACGGGGACTTTGACGTGCTGATCATCCACCGCCACTACGGCCTGATTGTGTGCGAGGTCAAGGCCGTGGGAGCAGACAGGAGGAACACCCCCAATCTCAACAAGGCGGTGGTGGATAAAGTGATAAAGGCATTAAAGCAGCTGAACAAAGCCAAGACTGTGCTGAACCATCTTATGTCAGACATGGGCCCTGTCCAGgtcaccaagaccctcgtcctGCCCAACGTCACTTCCGCTGAACTAATGCAGGCACTCAGCACCGCCCCTCAGCTACAGCAG GATTTAGTTACCTGTCTGGACGCAAACAACATACCAGAGGCCATCCGCCGATGTCTGTGCGCGGACCAGATACCGACCAATGCAGATCTCGAGTCCTTGTGTAACCAAGGCGACAGCCCAGGTGATACCAACCAATCCACGTCATCCAGCCAGACGTCTGTCAGCCCGACCTTTCCCCTGTTGTCCTCCTGGTGGGAGAACATGACGTCACAGGGGGCCGGACCAGACCCACAGATGTCAGACACAGTCTACGACAAGCTTCTAGCAAG ATTTTGCGGTCCCGCCACAACGGTGGAGGTCCCCACAGTGACAGCCCCACGCAAAGCAATGGCCAAACCAGGGAAATACACACCAGCACGCAAAGTCGTGAGAATAGAGGGCGAGGCTGTGGCAGAAACCGGTCTCATCCACTCCTTGCTGGCTCTCTACCCAGACCAGGTCGACCTCCTCAGTGACAACACGCTGCGCTGTGTTCATCTTAGAGGACCACCAGGTACCGGAAAGACAATCGTCCTTGTCCTCAAGGTCATCCAGTGGCTTCACCAAGGTCACGATGTTCACGTGGTCAGCGCGACACACGAAAGCCGCGCTGTGTCCTTCCTGATTGAACGACAGCTGCAGTGTGTCCTTGGTTCAAATCCGGCGCCTGGCTTTGGCACT CTTCTGATGGGGAGCTCTACGTCATAG
- the LOC138980672 gene encoding uncharacterized protein produces MDISVGPQEFQRKTTETLSGLEGFDEIMDDVTRRTKNTSPLEIMKSGFELNREKYQFMNYAFELFINELHPKIPSLSFWCASVHKLISRPSWMCERQLTTPLRCPPTVTKEVAKSRVMKESSGIPSYSSTPAPAATEGPPVRWLPHKGGQDGHSRCTAMNCNACGDAVVQLLKELGVGQSSGPDSLQYRDVLVLGPSKRVQSKGKSSKRAEKGLTGKLLDSGIPMQILTQDDKDTKFRDVALGLKNEVTVSDYETVSGLERRVVIGTGSSSDQADLQNRLLAMSRCTALLVWIGAITER; encoded by the exons ATGGATATCAGTGTTGGACCACAGGAGTTTCAGAGGAAGACGACAGAGACGCTGAGTGGACTAGAAGGCTTTGATGAGATCATGGATGACGTTACTCGGCGGACAAAGAACACAAGTCCTCTAGAAATCATGAAATCTGGCTTTGAACTGAACAGAGAGAAATATCAGTTCATGAA CTACGCCTTTGAATTATTCATCAACGAGCTGCACCCCAAGATCCCGTCCCTGTCCTTCTGGTGTGCCAGCGTGCACAAACTGATCAGCCGGCCGTCCTGGATGTGTGAGAGGCAACTGACCACTCCGCTGCGCTGTCCCCCCACGGTCACCAAGGAGGTTGCCAAGTCCAGGGTGATGAAAGAGAGCAGCGGCATCCCCTCCTACAGCTCCACCCCCGCCCCTGCAGCGACGGAGGGACCGCCGGTCAGGTGGCTGCCACACAAGGGCGGTCAGGACGGACATAGCAGGTGTACAGCGATGAACTGTAATGCTTGTGGAGACGCCGTTGTTCAGCTGCTGAAGGAGCTTGGTGTGGGTCAGAGTTCAG GTCCTGACTCACTGCAGTATCGAGACGTCCTAGTGCTGGGTCCTAGTAAACGCGTCCAGTCAAAGGGAAAGAGCAGCAAAAGGGCAGAGAAAGGACTCACTGGCAAATTACTTGACAGTGGCATACCCATGCAAATACTTACACAGGATGATAAAGACACTAAGTTCCGTGATGTTGCTCTGGGGTTGAAAAACGAGGTCACGGTATCCGATTATGAGACTGTGTCCGGTCTTGAAAGAAGGGTCGTCATTGGAACGGGATCATCCAGTGACCAGGCTGACCTTCAAAACCGATTGCTGGCCATGTCCAGATGCACCGCCCTACTTGTATGGATCGGAGCCATCACGGAAAGATAG